Part of the Vigna angularis cultivar LongXiaoDou No.4 chromosome 1, ASM1680809v1, whole genome shotgun sequence genome, TTTCATATATCACCATATATTCAAACAACATAATATTAATTGATTCCTActcaaaataataatcaaatttctTAAGCAATATGTATCTATAGACTGAATAAAATTGACATAGTTTAATCATATCATGTCTTACAATGAGAACTCAACAATCCATCATCAAAATAGTCCAATATCATTCAAAATATCTTcatgttaaaatgaaatatgttCAACTTATTAATCCCACTAAAAAATCATAAGTTTATACCTCATATACTTTGACTCAAATCTTAAATTTTCCATAAAAATCTCTAAAATCATCATAACGCTTACATTCAATTTCCACAAATCACAACCATTTGAATTATAACAACCACAACCATTTGAATTACAACCCATTAAACACTCTTTTATTCCAAAGTTAAACCAAAAGCACAAATAAGTGTCTCATAATTTGCTAATACCTCTGATCTTAAATTTGAAGAACCAAGAAAGagaaatctaaaatataacaGTTAGACATGCCTATTTTCTAAATTGACAAGCATTTAATTGTCGATCCTAACAATCAAAGTGAAGAGTAACATTTCAAACCATTTGTCAAAATTTCAGTACAATTCAACGATTAACAAAGTGAGAATCACAATTTTACCGAGAATTTGGAACAAAAAATAAAGTGGCACCCAATGCCTTTCATATGCAATACTCGCACTCGACACTCATTCTATAGTGCCTAGCGATTTTGTGACAGTGTCTCCATTGTCACGGTGCACTCAACAGTCCAAAATTACGTccaacaaaaatacatatacTAGAGACACTAAAAAATGCATATCTTATAGTTTTAAGCATATTCCATCATACTTCGTTATTCAAAACTTGATATAATCTCCTAAATTAAATCATGCactaaaaattacatttatcaTATAAAACAAACCATCACATACATGGTTAAACATACAACTATAGCTAATTATGACTACatacatacaaaaataaacaatattaacTCTCTTTACAACATCAACACAagcataaataataaaagaaacaagaaaatttAGTTGTTCTTATGATaccaacacaaacacaaacaagaaaatgaacaataacaaacaacttaTCCTATCAACTCTCAAATCTCACTTAGCCCTAAAACTTCACCATGccaaaaaaaatccaaattcattaatcattcaatttaaattttagaaattgtctaaaaaaaaaacattaataataagaGTTGACTTTAATATCTTCCATATATTACCCAAGTACTCCAAACAAATGAGCTACAAAACTTATTTTGTCATTTTACTccttctaaaaattataatttaaacttaagtcattacttttattattctaCTAAATAAAAATCCTTTTTGAATTGTGGGTTGGgtggaaagaaaaaataataattaaaaatttagtgAAAAGTAAAGtagtttgaattaaaaaaaatcaaataagtaataaatatatataaatttaattgatgttataacaattaaaatatttaaataatatataaattacaaacataccattatttacttttaataaaaataggaatgaattaaaatttaaaataagtaaatataaatgaattattttgtaatattaaaactaatatttaaatttgttttaatagcGTTCCATAAAGTTGCATGGATTTAAAGAatcattcaatttttaatataactttataattttatacaactttaatttattttttttcatttactttacaataaaaaatcattaatatcaaattaacttttaattaaacttaactttgtttcaattaaaataaagtaaaatgcTAATTagtattacaaaatttaataatttatttttaaaaataaatttataagtttttatttattcacttCATTTATTTCACATAAAACATGGTATATAATTACATgtattaatttgttattaaagAGGCACATAACCGACTATGTCTTGTATACACTTTAATAAGAAATCAATGCATGGAATTAGGTACAATTAATCATTaccttcttcaaattctaataCCTTCCAAgttaaatgatttattaagCCATATTGAGTAAATAGTCCcatgaatgtaaaaaaaaatattgatatatcgTTTTCactataataagaaaaagaatcattacaaaaattttaattttgttaattaactttatttgaagTTTGTAAATAATTACGGTAATTGAGgatatatatttagtttgaggatgaaacataatttaagaaaaaaaacatatatgaataactattttaataaaagatccgaatttctttttattattattacacttGTTCACAAAATTTGCATTATTAGGAATGGATCCACTCAATAAAAAAGGAAAGTGAGATATTTGACTGTTGAAGAGACTTGTAATCCTTGTTATTAAGCATAATCGATCATGTATGTATGATGATATGATTAAGTACAAGCCCTTTCTTGTCAAATGTTTTTGGCACCTAAAACATTGTTGTGAATTCATTCACTCTAAATAAAACATTGGGAAATTGTTATCAGTTTCTAAAATTGCATGTCACATATAAACTTCTAATATTATGATTGAATTTGTGGAGAAGAAGAATATGATTGGATTTTGATGTGGGTGATGGTGGTTAAATATATTGATCTTGAAGTAGTCCAATCAAACCAAGAGTTACATCCTATTATTAAACAGCAATATAAATTATAGATTGAACTACACAAAGGCGCAAAATGTATTGTCATAACATTTAATGTATGCATTTAATTCATGACGTGACAACACAATTCTCAACTTCATTTTACTTTAATTCAAATCCTGTACaagaaaatcaatatataaGAAAAGGGAGATACCAAGAAAGAAATTATTCATGAGATTCACTGCAAAACAATTGTTTACCAAATTTGGCATGAAACAGAAGTAAGTGATAATCTATTTTGTTGAGTTTTAcagatttttttaaagaataatatttagttttgatAACAAAAACGAtcgagaaaatatatttttaaaaaatataaaaatattatcatatattttttcctttcttcgCTTCCCAAACCCTAACAATCAAGTTACGCTAGCtgacaataatttaaaaaaaaaataaaagaatgatcaatttaatttatttaaaaattaaaaggaaaatatcttTGAAATCAACTCAGATTCAGAAGTCCATTATGtgtagaaaatatattaatacattaTCATTTTCACTATTACTACTAATTGAAGGTAGATGACTAATGTAacctttaatatatttgttttatgctttttaaaacaaaatgacaTTGTTGTCGTAGTTTCTTTCATAACAGAAAATCAAATACtatattgtttttcttgtaATAAAGGATTTCTGGGttgatttttctgttttaaaaaaaatcttatttaattaaaaaatttccaagactttataattttcattaatataGTCTACATTGTATAGGAGATAAGATACACTTAAAAATTATCCAAGgtaaattaaacaaaaacaatcttACATAATTCTAAACATTATTTAATGCATTATAAGAGTAATAATTGCACATCTAAATACAAAGTAGGTGAAAAAAAttcttgataaaaaaatctatttaatttttataaattgaaatcattatttcgtatatatatatatatatattctttatctTATTATCCATTTCTGGTATTAGTATTCTTCATCCtccattttacttttaattcaaataatcacacaaaaaattataaaaatttaatgcaTCAAAATTAATCTGAAACCATACTTGGTTTAAATAACATGAGCTACAATTAAGAGATCAAGAGACATTTGGAAGAATTTATTTGGACTAATTTCCCTCATTTAACTCAGAAATGATGtacaaatgtaataaattattatattttattaaaaaaataaattttaaatctaacaaagtttttatacatttaagtttgttttattttttatcttcgaAACATTTTTCATGTTTAACTATGGTCACCTTAATAGCAAATAGAACAGAGATTTTAATGGGTAGAGGTGGTCTTAACCCTCCTAACCCAATcgttaaatttactattttcattattttttcaaaaacagagtcgaagataaatattttttattgttaagaaAATTGTAGTTTTTCATAtcgtttatttatatataagataaataatGGAGTAAGAGAAATTTATCCACGCTATCTAataaacattatattaaaattaaatattaaaatctcatttatattaaaatattattttagtttcaaataGTGATCATACTCACCGCACATCAAGCCATTCATATTTTAACTTTGTACAAgtatacatatttttgttttagttgtaataattatgtttttttaattgtaatccttgcaaacatattattttaatctataataacatcatatttttataatgttaataTCATTAGTTTGgtaattttgaataaatgaCATGTAAAAATGACATACGGTaaatttgatagaaaaagttaatgataaagataattttgaaaacGGATTGACTCGCTTTTTTCCACACGATAACTTTAGTTGatgttttcagtttttaattatttaaaaaactaaaatttgtcaTTCAACATATAAAATTTGACATTCCACGCtaaatatacaatattaattaacttaaagTTCTATTAGAATTAGTGACAAGTTTCTTACCGGATCTTATTAATCAAGTTTCTCATACTTTTCTTTAGTAGTATTTTAAGGGAATGAATAATGTCAATTAATTTCACtagaaaaacattaaatagaAATTGAAACAAGACAccataaatatagataaattacAACCTTTGTTTTTTATCACCTGATCAAATTTTTACTATCTACGGATAGAGTTCtcttattcataaataaatatggATAAATAACTGGCATAGCACcgaaattttgataatttatcaAACTTGCTTTCTTGGCATGGCACCAAAATGCAATGCAGTATGCATCCACTGTCTATTCTTTTCTTCAGCATTATATTAAACATGATGTGGCCTAACGCATAGAATATAACTCTAAATGAACTTCAACAAAATGGTATACACAACTTATAACAGCTCTTTTGTTCTTCTGTAAATCCTTTTGCTATTCAACAATATATGTCACAGAATGAGTGACAACTTATAATCCTGTttgatttgttaaatatttGGTTTGATTTCTTGTTCTTGTAAATATTACCACAATACTACATTGTTTTCACGTTATTTTCACTATCAGATTTGTATAAGAAATGGTGAACACAGTTGTTTTCACCACCGTTTCTATAGAGTTCTTtgaaaacaacaaacaaacttATGACAAGGAAACATTTctgtaattatttttgaaaacaagaaatagaaacaaagaaaattttgcaaaacCAAACAAATCCTAAATGTTTCTAAGTTCTTTCGGCTCCAAGTCTTTGAAAACTACAAGTCAGCAATCATTACCTATTAGCCTTCCAGCATCAGTTCAAAACCCAGGTCAATTTTGAATCGTAGGTTCAGTTCAATCCAATGTAATTTTCAATTCAGCAGTTTAATGATTGGACAGTAATGTAACTTTACCCTTCCATCATGAATTTCTTCTGTGAACCTTTTCCTCCTCATGTCAGCCTCACCATTTGTCTACGATAATAGTATAGTGAAATTGACAATTGTGAAAATTATTCTGTGAAGAAAATTGAGGCCGAAGTACTCCACCACATTTCCCGTTCTCAAATGAGAAATCCTAGTTTCCATTTCCAGTAATCTGTCTAAATGCAGTACTATGATATGAATAAATTCATGAAAACAAAGTCTTTTCCATTCCAGAGAAGCAAGACTTTCTCTAAAATACTGTGTTCTTGGTGCCGatcgaaaaaaagaaaagaaacaaaaatcagTGCTCTTGAAATCAAATTGTGGACTGCATCACTGGATGCAGCTACAGTATAACTGATGTCCACAACTGCATCAGAACCACCGTGCAATTGCACGATGGTTTCCATTCACAAAAATGTACGCAAGCTCACAACCATTGAATGGCAGCAGAGGGTATCAGTAGGAAGCTTCTTCCATATGGTACGAGTAACGTTGTAAGGgatcaaaagaaagaaagaacaaaggTAGATTAGTGATAACTATACTACCAAGGTTCTAAATTAAGGTTATGCTTGCAGTCATGATAGCCGTTGTAGCAGCAGTACAATGCAGTACTGAAGATGCGTGACATGATCGACAATTTAAAAGCATGAACCAACCACAGTTCAGAACAGGTATAATAGATCTCGAAGAAACCGTGATCAGAAACGAATCAATGGAGGATGCATCCTATTCAAAATAAGGAACACGTATTTATTgtagacaaaataaaaaaaccatgCAAACCTATATTTATTACATGTGATTGTACAGAAGTACAAGCAAGAAGAATAATCTATTGCCACTAAGTTTTCTCTGCCTGACCAACATGCCCCATCGGTTCTGAATGAGTATTTGCACTCCGTATATTCCACCAAAATTTGCTAAGGTCATTGGGTTTTCCTTCATTCTTTCTGCCATCAGAATCCTTTCTTTCTGACTGCACTTCCTGTGTTTCTGATGCCCCAGGATCCTCTGTCAAGAACTGTTCCCAGAATACATCATTAACTCCAGTCGCTGCGACAGTGATTCCTGCAGGTTGATCTTTTGATGCAACTGGCTCTGGGACAGCAGCTACAGTTGGCTCAGAGTTCATATCAATTCCAGATGATTTAGGCCGAATTTCAACATCTAATTGGGCACAAGATATGGATGGACTATCAGCACAACTTCTAGATTCATCAACATCCATGTTTGACTGAATTTGGGCGAAGTTGTCTCCAATATCATGTGCAATAGCCTCCCAAAATGCCACGGATGATTCAAGCTGATCCAATCGATCCACATTTAATGTCAAGACAGTGGTATTATCTCCATTTTCTCTTGGTAACATTTGAGAAGTTTCAATAGCATCTTCAATACTAGCTTCTTCATAGTAGTGGCCACTTCTCGGTAACCTTCGTTTTCTATCCATAGTTTCTGTCAGAGGCAAGATATTTACAGCAATCACAGGTTTCTGCAATACGTGAGAAACCGAAGAAACCATCTTGTGTTGCTTTTGTTCTAACTTTTCCAACCTATCGTTTGAGCAATGTACTTGTATCTCATATGTCTGCCACTCATGCTGAAATTTCTGCAATTCGGCTAGAAGTCGCTCTTTATCATGTTTAAGCTTCTCTATTTCATTAGTAAAACTCTGCCTTTCTGATTCCCCTAATGGGCCCTGTGCTTGGAGATTCTGCAAAGAATGGCTATGAACCGGCTTCCGTCTATGAATGTTCTTCATAAGATGAGGTTGCCCTCTTACAAAATCATCATTGGCAAATTCCCATTGTTCCGGGTCAATTTTTCTAAATCCCTGCTCAAATAAAGAGGCAACAATTCAGTGTAAGCAACCAAAAGCAGAACAGAGCAATACATACAACACAAAGACAATTAGTATTCACATCAACAATTCCAAGATGGCAAGATCAAATTTGCTTACATATGTGTTGAGCTGCCTGATGAAACTTGAGAAATTGTTGTGCTTAAAGAATCTAGGCAGCAAATCCCTAGCAAATTCTGGAGGATTCCACACAACGAAACTTTTACTAGAGGCACTCCACGAAACAATTGAATTCGTGGAAGGATCATCAACCATCTCATAAGTCTTCGCCAGGAAAGGGGGCAGGGAACATGAACTACCCAGTGCCTCATCCATCACTCAAACCAAACTTCAATCAACCCCACTCACAAATCTCAGCCTCCCAGATTCAAAACCCAAACACAAAATCAAACTCCAAACTTTCAAAAGAAGTCAACCCTTAATCCCCAATGGGGCATTCCATAGAACCTCCCACcaaaaaataaccttttttttcttcccaaaTCTGACCCAGACAAAATCCAATAACATAAAATTCCCACTTTCAGCAAAATTAATAATAGCCAATTATTGCAAAACCCCATTTGCCAAAGGAGAACAACCCATGACCCATTATATCAACAAAACCACGAGGCagaaaaagttttcaacttTCTCTCCTCTGCTAACCCCAAATACCCAGACAAACAACGATTATTCTCGGACAAATTTTACAGAAGAATCGTGGGTTGAATTTCCCCAAATATGTTAAAGTAGTATTCTTCTTTCCCTGGATGGGAAAATTGAAGAAGCTTGCACGTAAAGCAacagtaattaaattatataaaagaaaaatggcaATTACGCTATTGGAGCTTTGCACCTGAAGACGGGGAGGGAGAGAGAGCAGAGAAATCgcagagaagaaaaagaagggcTCCTTCTGTTTCTGGGTGATTCCAAATTTCTAATTGCTCGGATCCTTTCTTCAATTTCCAGTTTTGTTTTTGGGGTTGAACGAGGGTCAACGCGTGTTTGATTTGAGAAAGGAAGGGTACCAAAGGATTAACAACGAAAATAAAAGTGAACAATGCAAGTGGAGATGTAATAAAGCAAGAACTAGGAATAATATCTGATAATATTATACttgaattcagaaaaacaaattgaaatacTAAGATCTTATCTTGATTTGTAGTAATATACTATGAGAATTAGAATGAATGATGTTAACTTTTCCCTTAGTAACGagtatatatataagtgagacgttattaaaatggaaaaataaaattacagatACATTGAATACTACTATTTAATTAATGCTAAAcgtttatttcaataaatatttatatttaatacttCATTAAAGCAAATTTAAGTTTAACTGTCGTTTTATTTAATACGAATCATTCATTATTATTGCATtgatttaagataatttttgaaaattgtgTGTAATTAGTTCAAGTAATTTGAGAAATTTATAgagaaagtttgaaaaaaatatatttacttcaATATAATAAAGGTTAAACTCCTTTAgttattttgtgaatttttccGGTTCGATCCTCATTTTATTAGAATTTCcaatttagtcttaaaaaatgttaatttgagTCAATTGGGTTCCTGTCATTAAATTGACTTAAACgggttaagttttttatgagcTGGGATGTTGACGTGACCAGTTTTTGCCACATCACTCCTGCCACGTCAGCGTCATCTTCCTCAAACCCTAATAGGGATTTCGAAATGGGATATAGGGTGGCTGCGCGATTTGGTGATAGCAGCACTGGAGCACTGCGTGTGGAGGAATCTCGCGATGGAAGAGGAACTCGAGTCTTAGGGTGGCTGCGC contains:
- the LOC108327592 gene encoding heat stress transcription factor A-4c, which produces MDEALGSSCSLPPFLAKTYEMVDDPSTNSIVSWSASSKSFVVWNPPEFARDLLPRFFKHNNFSSFIRQLNTYGFRKIDPEQWEFANDDFVRGQPHLMKNIHRRKPVHSHSLQNLQAQGPLGESERQSFTNEIEKLKHDKERLLAELQKFQHEWQTYEIQVHCSNDRLEKLEQKQHKMVSSVSHVLQKPVIAVNILPLTETMDRKRRLPRSGHYYEEASIEDAIETSQMLPRENGDNTTVLTLNVDRLDQLESSVAFWEAIAHDIGDNFAQIQSNMDVDESRSCADSPSISCAQLDVEIRPKSSGIDMNSEPTVAAVPEPVASKDQPAGITVAATGVNDVFWEQFLTEDPGASETQEVQSERKDSDGRKNEGKPNDLSKFWWNIRSANTHSEPMGHVGQAEKT